Proteins found in one Synechococcus sp. LA31 genomic segment:
- the rnpA gene encoding ribonuclease P protein component has product MVLSREHRLRGRFVFDRLYQKGQRHHGQLMVLRCMTGQPELLKADPRDHNPTSCRMAVVVSSKVSKRSVRRNQLRRLLHGHLSAMIEALPDQATGRWLLISLKPGSADATDQALLGECSNLLTKAGLRP; this is encoded by the coding sequence ATGGTTCTGTCTCGGGAACACAGGCTGCGGGGGCGGTTTGTGTTTGATCGCTTGTACCAGAAGGGGCAGCGCCATCACGGTCAGCTGATGGTGTTGCGCTGCATGACGGGTCAGCCCGAGCTGCTCAAAGCCGATCCACGCGACCACAACCCCACCAGCTGCCGAATGGCGGTGGTGGTGAGCAGCAAAGTGAGCAAGCGCTCCGTGCGCCGCAATCAGCTGCGGCGTTTACTGCATGGCCATCTCAGCGCCATGATTGAGGCTCTGCCGGATCAGGCCACGGGCCGCTGGCTGCTGATCTCGCTCAAACCCGGCAGCGCCGACGCCACTGACCAGGCTCTGCTGGGAGAATGTTCAAACCTCCTCACCAAGGCAGGACTACGCCCATGA
- a CDS encoding PH domain-containing protein: MSGAPQKPPVAPGASINEDVFYAGGPAKGDLITNLLFGLTLIGIPFAVGAIVRGLWLRFRITSRRVEVSGGWLGRDRSQVVYSQIREVRSVARGLGFWGDMVLVLNDGTKLEMRAVPRYKEAEAYIEERIAASPAAKASTKTGFSKNAAA, translated from the coding sequence ATGAGCGGTGCACCGCAAAAGCCTCCGGTGGCCCCCGGAGCCAGCATCAATGAAGACGTGTTCTACGCCGGAGGTCCGGCGAAGGGCGATCTGATCACCAACCTGCTGTTCGGCCTCACCCTGATTGGCATTCCCTTTGCGGTGGGCGCGATTGTGCGGGGCCTATGGCTGCGCTTCCGCATCACCAGTCGGCGCGTGGAAGTGAGCGGTGGCTGGCTGGGCCGCGACCGCAGCCAGGTGGTGTACAGCCAGATTCGCGAAGTGCGCTCAGTCGCCCGCGGTCTGGGCTTCTGGGGCGACATGGTGCTGGTGCTCAACGACGGCACGAAGCTCGAGATGCGAGCCGTGCCCCGCTACAAAGAGGCTGAGGCCTACATCGAAGAGCGCATCGCTGCCAGCCCTGCTGCCAAGGCCAGCACCAAAACCGGCTTCAGCAAGAACGCGGCGGCCTGA
- the yidC gene encoding membrane protein insertase YidC, producing the protein MIGYISDNLLLPILDFFYGLVPSYGLAIIALTVVIRLALFPLSAGSIRSARRMRIAQPVMQKRQAEIKAKYANNPQKQQEELGSLMKEFGSPLSGCLPLLVQMPILFALFATLRGSPFADVPYTLNLKVLPADQIAAVEPKPFNSPSHSIFVTATDHVPVIASLEKGTKLGVGDTETVSLHTKDGASFASVLSGVDGGGAFTPTWSVTKGEGLVSVDQSGSIHAIAPGDVTVEAKIPGLAARSGFLFIQALGQVGFYTDGAVNWDIAILVAAFGASLFVSQILSGMGMPANPQQATANKITPVMITGMFLFFPLPAGVLLYMVVANIFQAAQTFLLTREALPDNLQAILDQQRAAEAKTVTATVTGSERMPFEPKGKK; encoded by the coding sequence GTGATCGGCTACATCTCCGACAACCTGCTGCTGCCGATCCTCGATTTCTTCTACGGATTGGTGCCGAGCTACGGCCTGGCGATCATCGCCCTCACCGTGGTGATCCGCCTGGCGCTATTCCCCTTGAGTGCCGGCTCGATCCGCAGCGCCCGCCGCATGCGCATCGCCCAGCCGGTGATGCAGAAACGCCAGGCTGAGATCAAGGCCAAATACGCCAACAACCCCCAGAAGCAGCAAGAGGAGCTGGGATCGCTGATGAAGGAGTTCGGCAGCCCTCTATCGGGTTGCCTGCCTCTGTTGGTGCAGATGCCGATCCTGTTCGCGCTGTTCGCCACCCTGCGCGGATCACCGTTTGCCGATGTGCCCTACACCCTCAATCTGAAGGTGCTGCCGGCAGATCAGATCGCGGCGGTTGAACCCAAGCCCTTCAACAGCCCCAGCCACTCGATCTTCGTGACGGCCACCGATCACGTTCCCGTGATCGCCAGCCTGGAGAAGGGCACCAAGCTGGGTGTGGGCGACACCGAAACCGTGAGCCTGCACACCAAAGACGGTGCCAGCTTTGCCTCGGTGCTGAGCGGTGTGGATGGCGGCGGCGCCTTCACCCCCACCTGGAGCGTCACCAAAGGTGAGGGCCTGGTGAGCGTGGATCAGAGCGGCAGCATCCATGCCATCGCCCCTGGCGATGTGACGGTTGAGGCCAAGATCCCCGGCCTGGCCGCCCGCAGCGGCTTCCTATTCATCCAAGCTCTGGGTCAGGTGGGTTTCTACACCGATGGGGCCGTCAACTGGGATATCGCCATCCTGGTGGCCGCGTTCGGCGCCAGCCTGTTCGTGAGCCAGATCCTTTCGGGCATGGGCATGCCCGCCAACCCGCAGCAGGCCACAGCCAACAAGATCACGCCCGTGATGATCACTGGCATGTTCCTGTTCTTCCCTCTGCCGGCGGGTGTGCTGCTCTACATGGTGGTGGCCAACATTTTCCAAGCCGCGCAAACGTTCCTGCTCACCCGCGAAGCGCTGCCCGACAACCTGCAAGCGATCCTCGATCAGCAGCGGGCCGCCGAAGCGAAAACGGTCACGGCAACCGTGACCGGCAGCGAGCGGATGCCGTTTGAGCCCAAGGGCAAGAAGTGA
- a CDS encoding DUF177 domain-containing protein translates to MGVAPQQPAGNLLQPVPLQELRLLADGRHWQVDQPLRELESLTPVRGELTAVHRGNILEVSGNASTIVTLRCDRCLQHFNHPLSFRHQEVVWLGDQAREQGVDAETVIEGGSEVLELDPDGLCESLDPSGDFDPEHWLFEQLSLQLPFVNRCGSECPGPDLLAAEAAAEPIDPRWAALKNLQP, encoded by the coding sequence ATGGGCGTCGCGCCGCAGCAACCCGCGGGTAATCTCCTGCAGCCAGTGCCGCTGCAGGAGCTGCGGCTGCTCGCCGATGGCCGCCACTGGCAGGTGGATCAGCCGCTCCGCGAGCTAGAGAGCCTCACCCCGGTGCGCGGTGAGCTCACCGCTGTACACCGAGGCAACATCCTTGAGGTGAGTGGCAACGCCAGCACGATCGTGACCCTGCGCTGCGATCGCTGCTTGCAGCACTTCAACCATCCCCTTAGCTTTCGCCATCAAGAAGTGGTCTGGCTGGGCGATCAAGCACGCGAGCAAGGTGTAGACGCCGAAACTGTGATCGAGGGCGGCAGCGAGGTGCTGGAGCTTGATCCCGATGGCCTCTGCGAAAGCCTCGATCCCAGCGGCGATTTCGATCCCGAACACTGGCTGTTTGAGCAGCTCAGCCTGCAACTCCCCTTCGTGAACCGCTGCGGCAGCGAGTGCCCCGGCCCCGATCTTCTGGCCGCAGAAGCGGCCGCCGAGCCCATTGATCCGCGTTGGGCTGCGCTCAAGAACCTGCAGCCATGA
- a CDS encoding AAA family ATPase, translating into MSQAWADHLDLLIRARTPILWIRSQEEERIAALLSAAAKRLGNRALARWDFISGLTGWPGRDGEAARNPLAALDSLAALPADQPALLVLHDFHRYSDDASICRKLRNLATSLRQQPHTLVITAAEWQLPRDLEECITLLDLPLPDQQEIETLLRSIAQACGQSMEGELLEQLSHSCSGLSAQRIRQVAARGLASRGQLGLADLEEVLEEKRQAIARSELLEYCPTEATPADIGGLDGLKRWLEQRHMAFSDEARRYGLPLPRGVLLVGPQGTGKSLTAKAIAHSWAMPLLRLDVGRLFAGLVGASEARTRDMIQRAEAMAPCVLWIDEIEKGFGAAGDGRSDGGTSQRVLASLLTWMAEKSSAVFVVATANGVEKLPPELLRKGRFDEIFLLDLPDATERNAILDLQLRRRRPDHSLPLEVVVDRTAGFSGAELEQVVIEAMHQAFSEQREFGESDLISAAAQLVPLSRTAREQLEALQQWASSGRARPASTRQPAG; encoded by the coding sequence ATGAGCCAGGCCTGGGCCGACCACCTCGATCTGCTGATCCGGGCGCGAACCCCCATCCTCTGGATCCGCAGCCAGGAAGAGGAGCGCATCGCCGCCCTGCTCAGCGCTGCCGCCAAGCGCCTGGGCAACCGTGCGCTTGCCCGCTGGGATTTCATTAGTGGCCTCACTGGCTGGCCCGGCCGCGATGGGGAGGCCGCCCGCAATCCCCTCGCCGCTCTCGACAGCCTGGCCGCTCTGCCCGCCGACCAACCGGCCCTGCTGGTGCTGCACGACTTCCATCGCTACAGCGATGACGCCAGCATCTGCCGCAAGCTGCGCAACCTGGCCACAAGCCTCCGCCAGCAACCTCACACCCTTGTGATCACAGCTGCCGAATGGCAGCTGCCGCGAGATCTGGAGGAATGCATCACCCTGCTGGATCTGCCCCTGCCGGATCAGCAGGAGATCGAAACGCTGCTGCGCAGCATCGCCCAGGCCTGCGGCCAAAGCATGGAAGGGGAACTGCTCGAGCAGCTCAGCCACAGCTGCAGCGGCCTCAGTGCGCAGCGCATCCGCCAGGTGGCCGCCCGGGGCTTAGCCAGCCGCGGCCAGCTCGGCTTGGCGGATCTCGAGGAGGTGCTGGAGGAAAAACGCCAGGCCATCGCCCGCAGTGAGCTGCTGGAGTACTGCCCCACAGAAGCCACCCCCGCCGACATCGGTGGCCTTGATGGCCTCAAGCGTTGGCTGGAGCAACGCCACATGGCCTTCAGCGATGAAGCCCGCCGCTACGGGCTACCGCTGCCGCGGGGCGTGCTGCTGGTGGGCCCGCAGGGCACCGGCAAATCGCTCACAGCCAAAGCCATCGCCCACAGCTGGGCCATGCCGCTGCTGCGGCTGGATGTGGGGCGATTGTTTGCCGGGCTTGTGGGGGCCTCAGAAGCGCGCACGCGCGACATGATCCAACGGGCTGAAGCGATGGCCCCCTGCGTGCTCTGGATCGATGAGATCGAGAAGGGCTTCGGCGCAGCGGGCGATGGCCGCAGCGATGGCGGCACGAGCCAGCGCGTGCTGGCCAGCCTGCTCACCTGGATGGCCGAAAAGAGCAGCGCCGTGTTTGTAGTGGCCACCGCCAATGGCGTGGAGAAGCTGCCACCGGAGCTACTCCGCAAAGGCCGCTTCGATGAGATTTTCCTGCTGGATCTCCCCGATGCAACCGAGCGCAACGCCATCCTTGATCTGCAACTTCGCCGGCGGCGCCCCGATCACAGCCTGCCGCTGGAGGTGGTGGTAGATCGCACGGCGGGCTTCTCCGGTGCCGAACTCGAGCAGGTGGTGATCGAAGCAATGCACCAGGCCTTCAGCGAGCAGCGCGAATTTGGCGAGAGCGATCTGATCAGCGCCGCCGCCCAGTTGGTGCCGCTATCGCGAACGGCGCGGGAACAACTCGAAGCCCTGCAGCAGTGGGCCAGCAGCGGCCGTGCCCGGCCTGCCTCCACCCGTCAGCCCGCGGGCTGA
- a CDS encoding 2TM domain-containing protein, which translates to MTSLNDARQQAIRRLSQKRAYRSQVQQYLLVNAVLIVIWAATGRGYFWPIWPIFGWGLSLVIQGWKLTHPVRPFSDAEIQSEMER; encoded by the coding sequence GTGACCAGCCTCAACGACGCCAGACAGCAGGCGATCCGCCGCCTCAGCCAAAAGCGCGCCTACCGCAGCCAGGTGCAGCAATACCTGCTCGTCAACGCCGTGCTGATTGTGATCTGGGCCGCCACCGGTCGTGGCTATTTCTGGCCGATCTGGCCGATCTTCGGCTGGGGACTCAGCCTGGTGATCCAGGGCTGGAAGCTCACCCACCCCGTTCGCCCCTTCAGCGACGCTGAGATCCAGAGCGAAATGGAGCGCTGA
- a CDS encoding aminotransferase class V-fold PLP-dependent enzyme, producing MIHTSSSGLRDRCPALANKTYFNYGGQGPLPTPALDAITASWRRIQELGPFTTEVWPFIEQETARVRQAMAGLCGVGTHRLALTENVTSGCVLPLWGLPWQSGDQLLLSDCEHPGVVAACRELARREGLDIRRLALLELCRRTPQSQLDAAVLQSLEEALTPRTRLVALSHLLWNSGSVMPIATVAQRLQQHGNQPWLLVDAAQSMGSMPVAEAARAADIYAFTGHKWCCGPEGLGGVALSERLLEQAQPTLIGWRSLRDESSGGSHWHSDARRFEVATSCVPLCSGLSASLELLASAGSDADRLMQIQACSRLLWQGLQAIAGVETLLPEPPPAGLVSFTLEGISTQDAVQALGEQQIWIRRLDDPDCLRACTHITTSASEVERLLEAITKLT from the coding sequence GTGATCCACACCTCCTCCTCAGGGCTGCGTGATCGTTGCCCGGCACTGGCCAACAAGACCTACTTCAACTACGGGGGGCAGGGCCCACTACCCACACCCGCCCTGGATGCAATCACCGCCAGCTGGCGCAGGATTCAGGAGTTGGGCCCCTTCACCACAGAGGTCTGGCCGTTCATCGAGCAGGAAACAGCACGGGTCCGTCAGGCCATGGCCGGCCTCTGCGGCGTGGGAACCCATCGGCTGGCCCTCACCGAAAACGTGACCAGCGGCTGTGTGCTGCCGCTCTGGGGCCTGCCCTGGCAAAGCGGTGATCAGCTGCTGCTCAGCGATTGCGAGCACCCGGGCGTGGTGGCGGCCTGCCGGGAACTGGCCCGGCGGGAAGGGTTGGACATCCGGAGGCTGGCACTACTCGAGCTCTGCCGCCGCACCCCCCAGTCCCAGCTGGATGCGGCGGTGCTGCAGTCGCTGGAGGAGGCCCTCACTCCCCGCACCCGGCTAGTGGCGCTCTCACATCTGCTCTGGAACAGCGGCAGCGTGATGCCGATCGCAACGGTGGCGCAGCGGCTGCAGCAGCACGGCAATCAGCCCTGGCTGCTGGTGGATGCCGCCCAGTCGATGGGATCAATGCCGGTGGCTGAGGCCGCCAGGGCCGCCGATATTTATGCCTTCACGGGTCATAAATGGTGCTGCGGCCCGGAGGGCCTCGGTGGCGTAGCCCTCTCCGAACGGCTGCTGGAGCAGGCCCAGCCCACCTTGATCGGCTGGCGCAGCCTCAGAGACGAAAGCAGCGGCGGCAGCCACTGGCACAGCGATGCCCGCCGCTTTGAAGTGGCCACCTCCTGCGTGCCGCTTTGCAGCGGCCTAAGCGCATCGCTGGAACTCCTGGCCAGTGCCGGTTCCGATGCCGATCGGCTCATGCAGATTCAAGCCTGCAGCAGGCTGCTCTGGCAGGGACTGCAAGCGATTGCTGGTGTCGAGACCCTGCTGCCGGAGCCGCCACCGGCCGGCCTCGTGAGCTTCACACTGGAGGGGATCAGCACCCAAGATGCCGTTCAAGCCCTCGGCGAGCAGCAGATCTGGATCCGTCGTCTCGATGATCCGGACTGCCTGCGGGCCTGCACCCACATCACAACCTCAGCGTCCGAGGTAGAGCGGCTGCTGGAAGCCATCACAAAGCTGACCTGA
- the aqpZ gene encoding aquaporin Z — translation MAQSPPLSRKCLAESIGTFVLVFGGCGSAVLAAVFPYAQVETNPLGLGFLGVSLAFGLTLLVMVFAIGHISGCHINPAVSFGLWASGRFRAAELLPYLAAQMLGGLIAGGLLYAIASGRPGFDLSGSNPLATNGFGAHSPGGYGLISALVIEVVLTFIFLLVILGATHHKAPAGFAGVPIGLSLTLIHLISIPVTNTSVNPARSTGVALWAGGEAVSQLWLFWLAPIVGAVLAGWVQRQLLDGRD, via the coding sequence ATGGCCCAGTCCCCACCTCTATCGAGGAAGTGTCTGGCTGAATCGATCGGAACGTTTGTGCTGGTCTTCGGGGGGTGTGGAAGTGCTGTGCTGGCTGCAGTTTTTCCCTATGCCCAAGTTGAGACCAACCCCTTGGGGCTGGGTTTTTTGGGGGTATCGCTGGCGTTTGGTCTGACGCTGTTGGTGATGGTGTTCGCCATCGGCCATATCTCCGGCTGCCACATCAACCCGGCGGTCAGTTTTGGCCTCTGGGCCAGCGGCCGCTTCCGCGCTGCGGAGCTCCTGCCTTATCTCGCTGCCCAGATGCTGGGCGGGCTGATCGCCGGCGGTCTGCTCTATGCCATCGCCTCCGGTCGCCCCGGCTTTGACCTGTCGGGTTCCAACCCGCTGGCCACCAATGGTTTCGGTGCCCACTCACCGGGTGGTTATGGCCTGATCTCTGCGCTGGTGATCGAGGTGGTGCTTACGTTCATCTTTCTGCTGGTGATCCTTGGCGCCACGCATCACAAGGCACCCGCAGGGTTTGCCGGTGTGCCCATCGGTCTGTCCCTCACGCTGATCCACCTGATCAGCATTCCCGTCACCAACACCTCGGTGAATCCGGCCCGGAGCACCGGTGTGGCGCTGTGGGCAGGCGGTGAGGCCGTGAGTCAGCTGTGGCTGTTCTGGCTAGCCCCGATCGTGGGTGCAGTGCTGGCGGGCTGGGTGCAGCGTCAGCTGCTTGACGGACGCGACTGA
- a CDS encoding UDP-N-acetylmuramoyl-L-alanyl-D-glutamate--2,6-diaminopimelate ligase — MSDRLHPLLRQVGLAVPPGLSNADVTSVSCDSRRVGPGTVFVGLPGEQVDGGIFWPQALQAGAVIAVIGRAAAQACPPTDQDPVLVVADPVARWGGLLAAEFWQQPSQRMHLIGVTGTNGKTTTTHLIEHLAACCGTPSALFGTLVNRWPGHSVTAQHTTAFADVLQGQLAQAAEAGAQVGAMEVSSHALDQQRVSGCRFSGAVFTNLTQDHLDYHPSMQAYFEAKASLFGSACLELDDAHSTAVVNVDDPWGQQLAERLGSHCWRSSLEEGSSAELRMEQLQFTAQGVSGVLVTPLGRGAFESPLLGRFNLMNQLQAVGALLQQGLPLVNLLAGLASFRGVPGRMERVSVGRAECRSALPTVLVDYAHTPDGLESSLQACRPFVSGGRLICVFGCGGDRDRGKRPQMGAIAARLADQVVVTSDNPRTEDAQQILDDVVAGIPAGTALLVEADRSRAIAEVIASAGGDDLVLIAGKGHEDYQILGTRKVHFDDREEAEKALRLRPC; from the coding sequence ATGTCCGATCGGCTTCACCCCCTGCTGCGTCAGGTTGGCTTGGCGGTGCCGCCCGGATTGAGCAACGCGGATGTCACCAGCGTGAGCTGCGATTCGCGCCGGGTGGGTCCTGGCACGGTGTTTGTGGGTCTGCCTGGTGAACAGGTGGATGGGGGGATCTTCTGGCCCCAGGCGCTGCAGGCCGGTGCTGTGATCGCGGTGATCGGTCGCGCCGCTGCCCAGGCTTGCCCACCTACCGATCAAGACCCGGTGCTGGTGGTGGCCGATCCGGTGGCCCGCTGGGGTGGACTGCTGGCGGCGGAGTTTTGGCAGCAGCCCAGCCAGCGCATGCATCTGATCGGGGTGACGGGCACCAACGGCAAAACCACCACCACCCATCTGATCGAGCATCTGGCGGCCTGCTGCGGCACCCCATCGGCTTTGTTTGGCACGTTGGTGAACCGCTGGCCGGGTCACAGCGTGACCGCTCAACACACCACGGCTTTTGCCGATGTGCTGCAGGGTCAGCTTGCCCAGGCCGCCGAGGCCGGGGCCCAGGTGGGGGCGATGGAGGTGAGCTCCCATGCCCTCGATCAGCAGCGGGTGAGTGGCTGTCGTTTCTCGGGCGCGGTCTTCACCAACCTCACCCAGGACCATCTCGACTATCACCCCTCGATGCAGGCCTACTTCGAGGCCAAGGCATCGCTCTTCGGCTCCGCTTGCCTGGAGCTCGATGACGCCCACTCCACGGCGGTGGTGAACGTCGACGACCCCTGGGGCCAGCAGCTCGCTGAGCGTCTCGGCAGTCATTGCTGGCGCAGCTCCCTTGAGGAGGGCAGCAGCGCCGAACTGCGGATGGAGCAGCTCCAGTTCACGGCACAGGGTGTCTCTGGGGTGCTGGTGACGCCGCTGGGCAGGGGTGCGTTTGAGTCGCCCCTGCTGGGCCGCTTCAACCTGATGAATCAGCTGCAGGCGGTGGGGGCTCTGCTGCAGCAGGGCCTGCCTCTGGTGAATCTGCTGGCGGGTTTGGCCAGCTTCCGCGGCGTCCCCGGCCGGATGGAGCGGGTGAGCGTGGGCCGCGCCGAATGCCGCAGCGCGCTGCCGACCGTGCTTGTGGATTACGCCCACACCCCCGATGGCCTCGAGAGTTCGCTTCAGGCCTGCCGCCCCTTCGTGTCGGGTGGGCGGCTGATCTGCGTCTTTGGCTGCGGTGGTGATCGCGACCGCGGCAAGCGGCCGCAGATGGGCGCGATCGCGGCGCGACTGGCCGATCAGGTGGTGGTCACCTCCGATAACCCCCGCACCGAGGATGCTCAGCAGATTCTTGATGATGTGGTTGCTGGGATTCCCGCCGGCACCGCTCTGTTGGTTGAGGCCGATCGCAGTCGGGCGATCGCTGAGGTGATCGCCTCAGCAGGGGGCGATGATTTGGTGCTGATCGCTGGAAAGGGCCACGAGGATTATCAGATCCTGGGCACCCGCAAGGTGCACTTCGACGATCGGGAAGAGGCGGAGAAGGCGCTGCGGCTTCGGCCCTGCTGA
- a CDS encoding glutaredoxin family protein, producing MAQLVLITRDGCCLCQGLEEKLTASAVLFERIDVDSHPQLLTRFDLEVPVLLLRQGEAEAVLPRVSPRLSPPQLRAWLEQQGAL from the coding sequence ATGGCGCAGCTCGTGTTGATCACCCGCGATGGGTGCTGCCTCTGCCAGGGGTTGGAGGAGAAGCTCACCGCCTCTGCGGTGCTGTTTGAGCGCATCGATGTAGATAGCCACCCTCAGCTTCTGACCCGTTTCGACCTTGAGGTGCCGGTGCTGCTGCTGCGGCAGGGCGAGGCTGAAGCGGTGCTGCCGCGGGTCTCGCCTCGGCTCAGTCCGCCGCAGTTGCGTGCCTGGCTGGAGCAACAGGGCGCGCTCTGA
- the yidD gene encoding membrane protein insertion efficiency factor YidD: protein MNLLLQRLLLALIGLYRSFISPLLGPPRCRFIPSCSAYGLEAIERHGPWRGSWLTLRRLLRCHPFTPCGCDPVPD from the coding sequence ATGAACCTGCTGCTGCAACGGTTGCTGCTGGCCCTGATCGGCTTGTATCGCTCCTTCATCTCGCCGCTGCTGGGCCCGCCGCGCTGCCGCTTCATCCCAAGCTGTAGTGCCTACGGGTTGGAGGCGATCGAGCGCCACGGCCCCTGGCGGGGCAGCTGGCTCACGCTGCGGCGTTTGCTGCGCTGCCATCCCTTCACCCCCTGCGGGTGCGACCCGGTGCCCGATTGA
- the rpsD gene encoding 30S ribosomal protein S4: protein MSRYRGPRLRITRRLGDLPGLTRKSAKRSYPPGQHGQARRKRSEYAIRLEEKQKLRFNYGISERQLVRYVKKARAQEGSTGTNLLKLLENRLDNVCFRLGFGPTVPGARQLVNHGHVTVNGRVVDIASYQCKAGDVVAIRERKQSKKLAEGNLEFPGLANIPPHLELDKNKQVAKVISKCEREWVALEINELLVVEFYSRKV from the coding sequence ATGTCTCGCTACCGCGGCCCTCGCCTGAGGATTACGCGGCGCTTGGGAGACCTTCCCGGTCTCACCCGTAAGTCCGCCAAGCGGTCTTATCCCCCCGGTCAGCACGGCCAAGCCCGTCGCAAGCGCTCCGAATACGCCATCCGCCTCGAAGAGAAGCAAAAGCTTCGCTTCAACTACGGCATCTCCGAGCGTCAGCTCGTGCGCTACGTGAAGAAAGCGCGCGCTCAGGAAGGTTCCACCGGAACCAACCTGCTGAAGCTGCTGGAGAACCGTCTCGACAATGTGTGCTTCCGCCTCGGCTTCGGCCCCACCGTTCCCGGTGCCCGTCAGCTGGTGAACCATGGCCACGTGACCGTGAACGGCCGCGTCGTGGATATCGCCAGCTACCAGTGCAAAGCCGGTGATGTGGTGGCCATCCGCGAGCGCAAGCAGAGCAAGAAGCTGGCTGAAGGCAACCTGGAATTCCCAGGTCTGGCCAACATCCCTCCCCACCTCGAGCTCGACAAGAACAAGCAGGTCGCCAAGGTGATCAGCAAATGCGAGCGTGAGTGGGTCGCCCTCGAAATCAACGAACTGCTGGTGGTGGAGTTCTACTCCCGCAAGGTGTGA
- the trpC gene encoding indole-3-glycerol phosphate synthase TrpC — MEIRRRPPNPKVKVAHLEYAIPHEESEPRNILEKIVWEKDREVTSARDRVTLEQLKKQVAALPSTRDFLAALKAACRKPAVIAEVKKASPSKGVIREDFDPEVIARGYAAGGASCLSVLTDKQFFQGGFEVLVQVRQVVDLPLLCKDFILSPYQLYQARAAGADAALLIAAILTDVDMAYLLKVARALGLTVLVEVHDAAELERVLALDGVQLIGINNRNLATFETDLATTEQLTERYGEQIRAKGCLLVSESGLFNRDDLDRVQSAGADAVLVGESLMRQPDVTTALEALIGG, encoded by the coding sequence ATGGAGATCCGCCGCCGGCCGCCCAATCCAAAGGTGAAAGTGGCGCACCTTGAATACGCCATCCCCCATGAGGAGAGCGAACCGCGCAACATTCTCGAAAAGATCGTTTGGGAAAAGGATCGCGAGGTGACCAGTGCCCGCGACCGGGTGACCCTTGAGCAGTTGAAGAAACAGGTGGCGGCCCTTCCCTCCACCCGTGACTTTTTGGCTGCGCTGAAAGCGGCCTGCCGCAAACCGGCAGTGATTGCCGAAGTGAAAAAGGCGAGCCCTAGCAAAGGCGTGATCCGCGAGGATTTCGATCCCGAGGTCATCGCTCGGGGCTATGCGGCTGGTGGAGCCAGCTGTTTGTCGGTGCTCACCGATAAGCAGTTCTTCCAGGGCGGCTTTGAGGTGCTGGTGCAGGTGCGCCAGGTGGTTGACCTGCCGTTGCTCTGCAAAGATTTCATCCTTTCCCCCTATCAGCTGTATCAGGCCCGCGCAGCAGGCGCCGATGCCGCCTTACTGATTGCGGCGATCCTCACGGATGTCGACATGGCTTACCTGCTCAAGGTGGCGCGAGCCCTCGGCCTCACGGTGCTGGTTGAAGTGCATGACGCAGCTGAGCTCGAGCGGGTGCTTGCACTCGATGGGGTGCAGCTCATCGGCATCAATAACCGCAACCTGGCCACCTTCGAGACCGATCTCGCCACCACCGAGCAGCTCACCGAACGCTATGGCGAGCAGATTCGCGCCAAGGGCTGCCTGCTGGTGAGCGAATCGGGCCTGTTCAACCGCGATGACCTCGATCGTGTTCAGAGCGCTGGCGCCGATGCCGTGCTGGTGGGCGAATCACTGATGCGTCAGCCGGATGTCACCACCGCGCTTGAAGCGTTGATCGGGGGGTGA